A region of Streptomyces deccanensis DNA encodes the following proteins:
- a CDS encoding MerR family transcriptional regulator codes for MHSIGEMARDSGLGVSALRFYDRAGVLVPAWVDPVSGYRWYEPEQLEEARLLARLRRAGMPLADIRLVLAGWGGADMELVRGLLQAHLRRLELGLSDARSEFSTLRALLDHRETAPMTSLHTATATARFSVPAPELAAALDAVRFAAGTDAELPMLGGILFDIEGELLRLVATDRYRMAVAGARTTGHGERRTQVVVPLPLADAMRALLTGDEPAEFIVDGDRVTLETGDRQVAGQNLGGEFPDYRRLVHLPAGRRARVETAAFRQALETGPVRASETREQDGEPYDLSVLRVAEDGTVIVCDDGDDDQDNVAVNREFLLHALTAGARHELILEVGAPTAPLAIRRPDDEDAFSLLMPIRLEG; via the coding sequence ATGCACAGCATTGGAGAGATGGCCCGGGACAGCGGGCTCGGGGTGAGCGCCCTGAGGTTCTACGACCGTGCCGGAGTGCTGGTTCCGGCCTGGGTGGACCCGGTGAGCGGTTATCGCTGGTACGAACCCGAGCAGCTCGAAGAGGCCCGGCTGCTGGCCCGGTTGCGTCGGGCGGGCATGCCGCTGGCCGACATCCGGCTCGTCCTGGCCGGCTGGGGCGGCGCGGACATGGAACTGGTGCGCGGACTTCTTCAGGCGCACCTGCGCCGTCTCGAACTGGGGCTGTCCGATGCCCGCAGTGAGTTCTCCACGCTCCGAGCCCTACTCGATCACAGGGAGACAGCCCCCATGACCTCGCTTCACACCGCCACGGCCACCGCCCGGTTCTCCGTGCCCGCGCCGGAGTTGGCCGCCGCGCTGGACGCGGTCCGGTTCGCCGCCGGTACCGACGCGGAGCTGCCGATGCTCGGCGGGATCCTGTTCGACATCGAGGGCGAACTGCTGCGTCTCGTGGCCACCGATCGCTACCGCATGGCGGTCGCGGGGGCACGTACGACCGGGCACGGCGAGCGTCGAACGCAGGTGGTCGTGCCTCTTCCCCTCGCCGACGCGATGCGGGCCCTGCTGACCGGCGATGAGCCCGCCGAGTTCATCGTGGACGGTGACCGCGTGACGCTCGAGACCGGGGACCGGCAGGTGGCCGGGCAGAACCTCGGTGGCGAGTTCCCCGACTACCGTCGCCTCGTCCACCTTCCAGCCGGACGACGGGCCCGCGTCGAGACGGCGGCCTTCCGCCAGGCCCTGGAGACCGGCCCGGTCCGCGCGAGCGAAACGCGTGAGCAGGACGGTGAGCCGTACGACCTGAGCGTGCTCCGGGTGGCGGAGGACGGGACCGTGATCGTCTGCGACGACGGTGACGACGACCAGGACAACGTGGCCGTCAACCGTGAGTTCCTGCTGCACGCGCTGACCGCCGGAGCCCGGCACGAACTGATCCTGGAGGTGGGCGCGCCCACGGCACCGCTCGCGATCCGCCGCCCCGACGACGAGGACGCCTTCTCGCTTCTGATGCCGATCCGATTGGAGGGCTAG
- a CDS encoding serine/threonine-protein kinase, with the protein MSAIGSGARVQPARPGDPSRIGPYRIVGRLGAGGMGTVHAGVTSDGTRVAVKVIHPEQAQEPEFRARFTREVALSSRVTGPYLIPLLAADTDAATPWLATAYVPGPTLDQHVRERGPLAEGSSHAFAAATAQALAAIHAAGVVHRDVKPQNVILTPAGPRILDFGIAHTFDGTSVTRTGVMTGTPGWISPEQYRQGSAGPAGDMFAWGALVAYAATGRLPFGAGTPDVVAFRVMSEEPDLDGVAPSLRGILEKALAKEPGDRPTAAEVAQLCGALLASEATQIVGVHALPTQAGDMVAQLWNVPAGDDPAWQAPPGRSAKRRAVAVLVAAAAIGGLVGGVTALMPDTTADRKREASTSSSAPAGPGPRAENTDEEGTAAERGTTVSDGAASAVSWAEARTARGQAEHDVARSVLHDQSVLSGEMSDVRLSPGSVTFHEARREVYFSYSLDTDTDTDAHGTLIAETEIARAMCLALRDSVLNGHPDLPYRSYVTVREEAGRDPQVTWQEDFVADEECSSAAEDGPAQSHDTDAEPEPDWEPDENGLGAAMVPSTDGDEIRVADRAAKKVIERSNEMRPTLGTGQVLGHDEIKVGFDPANSAMYVWSDYLMWNQGQVETWADMAAGEACRALVTERQNAGSGWPYTRYAVAEIGGTGYLMIRWGTATTLAECPT; encoded by the coding sequence GTGAGCGCAATCGGCTCCGGCGCAAGAGTCCAACCGGCGCGTCCCGGCGATCCCTCCCGTATAGGCCCCTACCGCATCGTCGGACGTCTCGGCGCGGGCGGCATGGGCACAGTCCACGCCGGAGTCACCTCGGACGGAACACGCGTGGCGGTCAAGGTGATCCATCCCGAGCAGGCGCAGGAACCGGAGTTCAGGGCCCGTTTCACACGTGAGGTGGCACTGTCCTCCCGTGTCACGGGCCCGTATCTGATTCCGTTGCTCGCCGCCGACACCGATGCGGCGACCCCGTGGCTGGCCACCGCCTACGTCCCCGGTCCGACCCTGGACCAGCATGTGCGCGAGCGTGGGCCGCTCGCCGAAGGAAGCTCGCACGCTTTCGCGGCGGCCACCGCGCAGGCCCTGGCCGCGATCCATGCCGCAGGCGTGGTGCACCGCGATGTGAAACCTCAGAACGTCATTCTGACGCCCGCCGGCCCCCGCATTCTGGACTTCGGTATCGCGCACACCTTCGACGGCACCAGTGTCACCCGTACCGGCGTCATGACCGGGACACCGGGCTGGATCAGCCCCGAGCAGTACCGGCAGGGCTCCGCGGGCCCGGCGGGCGACATGTTCGCGTGGGGAGCGCTCGTGGCCTACGCGGCGACCGGAAGACTGCCCTTCGGCGCCGGCACACCCGACGTGGTCGCCTTCCGCGTGATGTCGGAGGAACCGGACCTGGACGGCGTAGCCCCGTCCCTGCGCGGGATCCTGGAGAAGGCGCTGGCGAAGGAACCGGGGGATCGCCCCACGGCCGCCGAAGTGGCCCAGCTGTGCGGGGCGTTGCTGGCCTCGGAGGCCACACAGATCGTGGGCGTCCACGCGCTGCCGACCCAGGCCGGTGACATGGTCGCCCAACTCTGGAATGTGCCGGCCGGAGACGACCCGGCATGGCAGGCGCCGCCGGGCCGGTCGGCGAAGCGCCGGGCGGTCGCCGTGCTCGTGGCGGCGGCGGCGATCGGCGGCCTGGTCGGCGGAGTGACGGCTCTGATGCCCGACACCACCGCCGACAGGAAGCGCGAGGCATCGACTTCATCCTCGGCCCCCGCCGGGCCTGGCCCGCGGGCCGAGAACACCGACGAGGAGGGCACGGCGGCGGAGCGGGGCACAACCGTGAGCGACGGCGCGGCGAGCGCCGTGAGCTGGGCGGAAGCCCGTACGGCCCGGGGGCAGGCCGAACACGACGTGGCCCGGTCCGTCCTGCATGACCAGAGCGTTCTGTCCGGGGAGATGAGCGACGTCCGGCTCTCTCCGGGGAGCGTGACGTTCCATGAGGCACGCCGGGAGGTCTACTTCTCGTACAGCCTGGACACCGACACCGACACCGACGCCCACGGAACGCTGATCGCGGAGACGGAGATCGCCAGAGCGATGTGTCTCGCGTTGCGCGATTCGGTCCTCAACGGCCACCCGGATCTGCCGTATCGCAGCTACGTCACGGTGCGCGAGGAGGCGGGCCGCGACCCGCAGGTGACATGGCAGGAGGACTTCGTCGCCGACGAAGAGTGTAGCTCGGCAGCCGAGGACGGCCCAGCGCAGAGCCACGACACCGATGCGGAGCCGGAGCCGGATTGGGAGCCGGACGAGAACGGCCTCGGGGCGGCGATGGTTCCCAGCACCGACGGCGACGAGATCCGTGTCGCGGACCGTGCCGCCAAGAAGGTCATCGAGCGGAGCAACGAGATGCGCCCGACGCTCGGCACCGGTCAGGTCCTCGGCCACGACGAGATCAAGGTGGGCTTCGACCCTGCGAACTCGGCCATGTACGTGTGGTCGGACTACCTGATGTGGAACCAGGGGCAGGTCGAGACCTGGGCCGACATGGCCGCGGGGGAGGCGTGCCGTGCCCTGGTGACAGAGCGGCAGAACGCGGGCTCTGGCTGGCCGTACACGCGCTACGCCGTGGCCGAGATCGGCGGGACGGGCTATCTCATGATCCGTTGGGGCACGGCCACGACGCTCGCCGAGTGTCCCACCTGA